The genomic interval GAATATCTTAAACGCTACTCTTCTCTTGAGAATCAAGACTATGTGCGTTATTTGAAGATTCTTACTAACTTTTATGGATTTAAAAATTACAGCAAAGACCAAGAATTTATTACCCAAAGCATTGAAGATACAAAATCTTTTTTACAAATGTATCCCCATAGTCGTTATGCACCTTATGTAGAATACATTGACCTCAAATTCCAACTCGGACAAATTGAGCTTAATCGCTCTATCGCTCGTGTATATCAAAAACAAGGCAAGACACAAGCCCAAGAAGAATACTTAAGTCGCAATGATGAAGAGCTTTTTACAAATCTTAAACCCAAACCCTCACATATCCCGTGGTATGTAAGAATCTTTAATTGGTAGGAGAAAGAATGAATACTTTAAATAATGAATTTCCCATACTTATGCCCTTAATTGTTGAAGATGAACTTTTTATTTATCCCTTTATGATTGCGCCACTTTTTATTAACGATGAAAATAATATCAAAGCTGCAGATAAAGCTATAAAAGGTAATAGCCTTGTATTTATTAGCTCTATACGCAATGATGATAAGCAAACATTTTACGATGTTGGCGTAATTGGTTCAATTATGCGCAAAGTCGCTCTCCCTGATGGACGTGTTAAATTGCTTTTTAAAGGCTTATATCGTGGCAAAATACTTCAAATCATTCAAACCCCTAAAGAACCTATACAAGTAGAAGTAGATTTAATTGCCTATAAAGAATATGAAAATGATAAAATGAACGCTCTTTTGCAAGTGCTGCGCGAAAAAGTCCGTCATCTTGCAAATCTAGATGGGCATTTTCCACCTGATTTACTCAAAAGTATAGAGGAAAATCACGAACCAAATCGCATTGTGGATTTAATCGCTTCAGCTATGCGCCTCTCTACGCAACAAGCCTATACACTTTTTGCAAAAGATGATGTTGAAGAACGAGTATTAGGCTTGATTGAATATATTATTGAAGAAATAGAAGCTCAAAAGCTCCAAAAAGAGATTAAAAACAAAGTCCATAATAAAATGGAACAAGTCAATAAAGAGTATTTTCTCAAAGAACAATTAAAGCAAATTCAAAAAGAGCTTGGAACAGATAACACTCGCGATGAAGAAATGGAACAATACACCCAAAAGCTCAATAGCCTCAAACCTTATATGAGCGAAAACGCTTTCAAAGAAGTGCAAAAACAAATCAAGCGTCTCTCTCGTATGCACCAAGATAGCGGTGATGCAAATATTTTGCAAAATTATGTTGAATGGGTGCTTGAGATTCCATTTGGGCAATATGCTAATCAAAAACTTTCTATTGAAAATGTCGCTAAACAGCTTGATATAGACCATTATTCGTTGCAAAAGCCAAAAGAACGCATTGTAGAATATTTCGCGGTAAAAGAGCTAATGGCACAACGCACACAAAATACGCAAGGAGTGACCTCTAAGCCAAAACGAGGCAAAAAATCTAAGACAGAAAACACAGATAAATATGAAAAAGGCACTATTTTATGTTTCTATGGACCGCCGGGTGTAGGAAAAACAAGCCTTGCAAACTCTATTGCAAAAGCTATTAAGCGTGAGCTTGTGCGCATTGCACTTGGAGGGCTAGAAGATGTCAATGAGTTACGAGGACATCGTCGCACTTATATTGGAGCAATGCCCGGACGCATCACACAAGGACTTATTGAAGCAAAAGAAATGAATCCCGTCATTGTGCTTGATGAAATTGATAAAGTTGGTAGAAGTTATAGGGGCGACCCTACAAGTGTGTTGCTTGAGATTCTAGACCCAGAGCAAAACCACGCTTTTAGGGATTATTACACAAATTTTGATATTGACCTCTCACAAGTTATTTTTATTGCCACTGCAAATGATATTTCTACTATTCCCGCACCATTGCGCGATAGAATGGAATTTATTGCCGTATCTTCCTACACGCCGCAGGAAAAATTTGAAATCGCCAAAAAATATTTGATTCCCCAAGAATTAAAAAAACACGGCTTAAAACCCGAAGAGCTCAAAATTTCTACACCTACGCTTAAACTTATTATTGAAAAATACACGCGCGAAGCAGGAGTGCGCAATCTACGTCATAAAATCGCACAAATTATGCGCAAAGTTGCAACTATTATTTTAAAAGGTGAAAAATCTATCACCCTCACACCACAGAATCTAGGGCAATTTCTTGATAAAATTGTGTTTGAAATTTCACCTACAGATAAAAAAAATATGGTTGGCATTGTCAATGGGTTAGCTTGGACAAGTGTAGGCGGCGATGTGCTTAAGATTGAAGCAGTGAAAATTAAAGGCAAAGGCATACTTACGCTTACAGGGAGTTTAGGCGATGTAATGAAAGAATCTGCACACATCGCACACTCCGTGGTAAAAGTCTTGCTTGATAAAAAAATATTAAAACACAGCGCAAAAGCGCCCATTTATCAGCATTATGATATTCATCTTCACGTCCCAGAAGGTGCAACACCAAAAGATGGACCAAGTGCGGGTATTGCTATGGCGTGCGTTATTGCTTCAATCCTTACAGATTCTAAAATTGATACAAGTGTGGCGATGACAGGCGAACTCACATTAAGAGGCAATGTTCTACCTATCGGTGGTTTGCGCGAGAAACTCATTGCTGCGCATAAAGCTGGCATTAAAACTGCACTTATTCCACAAAAAAATTATGAACGCGATTTAAAAGATATTCCCCAAGAAGTGCTTAAAAAGCTTAAAATCATTGGCGTGAGTGATATTAAAGAAGTGCTTGATATGGCTCTTGTGAAATAAGATATTTTGAGGTAATTTTGCCCAAATGCACTCGATTTTCTACTTATTCTACTTTGATGTCAAGTTTATGGAGTAGATTCTTTAAGCACTTTAAATTATAATTTAAATGCCATTTTTGTGCTGCCCTATGACTCTCTTGCTTGTATTTATCAATATCTGTAATTTTAAGTTTTAAAAGCATTTGTGCAATATCGTAGCTTTGAAAACCTTGTGTTATAGCACCGCAACTATGTGTTTGCACAAAATTTCTCACATCATAAAGCGGTGTAGAGACGATTGCTAATCGTGCTTGGAGGTATTCAAAAAGCTTATTTGGCATACAATGAGCGAGATTAAAGGTAGTAGGCTTAAAAGGAATAATTCCTATATCATATTGTGTGCTTTTTGGGATAATCTCCTCTAGGCAAACAGGCGGCACAATTTCAAGTGATGGAATCTCATAAGCATTAGTGCAAAAAGATTCTAAAAAACCCTTTTGGTTACTCAAAACCATAGCACAAAGTGTATAAGGCGTATTAATAAGCAAACGTGCTAACTCTAAAAGCTCCATAGAGCTTCTATCAGGGCTTATAAATCCGTGATACAAAATCTTGATTTCTTGCTTTAAAGTGGGCTTAGGCTTATAATCAAAAAATGGTGGCAGGGAATAAAAAAGCTCGCAAGTAATGCCAAAATCACTTTTATACCGCTCACACAACCCCTCACTCACGCTTATTGCCATATCTACATAAGGCAAATATGTTTCACACAAATATGCAAAAAATCGCCCTAATCCTTGTAGCCATTTTTCATCATTTTCATATTCAAGCGGATAAAACTCACGCAAATCAATGAGAATCTTACAAGTTTTATGTGTATTTTTATATGCGCACGCAAAAGGAAGAAGTGTAATATCTTCTACAATTAATACATCTTGAGGTGGCAGAGAATCTAAAAGATTAGGAATACACTTGCGATTTGGTGTAAAAATAAGCGATTCAAAATTGCCACTTTGACAATGAGATAAAATAGCATCATTTTCTTGTTGAGTGCGCTCTTTGCTTGATTTATCATTGCCAAAACAAAAAAGGTGAGATTCTATGCCTAAAGCATTAAATTCGCGTGTA from Helicobacter hepaticus ATCC 51449 carries:
- the lon gene encoding endopeptidase La, which gives rise to MNTLNNEFPILMPLIVEDELFIYPFMIAPLFINDENNIKAADKAIKGNSLVFISSIRNDDKQTFYDVGVIGSIMRKVALPDGRVKLLFKGLYRGKILQIIQTPKEPIQVEVDLIAYKEYENDKMNALLQVLREKVRHLANLDGHFPPDLLKSIEENHEPNRIVDLIASAMRLSTQQAYTLFAKDDVEERVLGLIEYIIEEIEAQKLQKEIKNKVHNKMEQVNKEYFLKEQLKQIQKELGTDNTRDEEMEQYTQKLNSLKPYMSENAFKEVQKQIKRLSRMHQDSGDANILQNYVEWVLEIPFGQYANQKLSIENVAKQLDIDHYSLQKPKERIVEYFAVKELMAQRTQNTQGVTSKPKRGKKSKTENTDKYEKGTILCFYGPPGVGKTSLANSIAKAIKRELVRIALGGLEDVNELRGHRRTYIGAMPGRITQGLIEAKEMNPVIVLDEIDKVGRSYRGDPTSVLLEILDPEQNHAFRDYYTNFDIDLSQVIFIATANDISTIPAPLRDRMEFIAVSSYTPQEKFEIAKKYLIPQELKKHGLKPEELKISTPTLKLIIEKYTREAGVRNLRHKIAQIMRKVATIILKGEKSITLTPQNLGQFLDKIVFEISPTDKKNMVGIVNGLAWTSVGGDVLKIEAVKIKGKGILTLTGSLGDVMKESAHIAHSVVKVLLDKKILKHSAKAPIYQHYDIHLHVPEGATPKDGPSAGIAMACVIASILTDSKIDTSVAMTGELTLRGNVLPIGGLREKLIAAHKAGIKTALIPQKNYERDLKDIPQEVLKKLKIIGVSDIKEVLDMALVK
- a CDS encoding outer membrane protein assembly factor BamD yields the protein MKIYTLMCLLFAYFMFFGCAKKEIEYNKSATYWYESIIKEINFGNLEGADGYFSSLQSEHINSPLIPEAMLILGQAHMEKDEYLLAAFYFDEYLKRYSSLENQDYVRYLKILTNFYGFKNYSKDQEFITQSIEDTKSFLQMYPHSRYAPYVEYIDLKFQLGQIELNRSIARVYQKQGKTQAQEEYLSRNDEELFTNLKPKPSHIPWYVRIFNW